A window from Cryobacterium sp. SO1 encodes these proteins:
- a CDS encoding oxygenase MpaB family protein, whose translation MTTESTPGTAVGIRDLAPESVLVLGGGRAILLQLANPAVGHGVARHSDFAARPLDRLIGTLSYVYAVTCGTPIDRAAAVRRVSLAHRPVHSERTTGARTAGAQPAAEPAKGPPSYNAFDPELQLWVAATLYESATRMHDLIYGPLADADAESVYRDYGVLGIALQVPAGLWPADRAAFAVYWDQAVADLSTDETTRSVARRLLHPTTGPVWLRLAMPLARLVTTGLLEPAERALFNLPWSAGRERAFGAVIGVVRAVYPRLPTRLRHAPMRRSLRAGRALAARQHAAADPGSFGR comes from the coding sequence TTGACGACAGAGTCCACACCCGGCACCGCCGTGGGCATCCGCGATCTCGCCCCGGAGAGCGTCCTGGTGCTCGGCGGCGGCCGCGCGATCCTGCTGCAGCTCGCGAACCCCGCCGTCGGGCACGGCGTCGCCCGGCACAGCGACTTCGCCGCCAGGCCGTTGGACCGGCTGATCGGCACGCTCTCCTACGTCTATGCCGTGACCTGCGGCACGCCCATCGACCGAGCCGCGGCCGTGCGCCGGGTGTCGCTCGCCCACCGTCCGGTGCACAGTGAACGGACCACGGGCGCTCGAACCGCGGGCGCCCAGCCCGCCGCCGAACCGGCCAAGGGCCCGCCGTCGTACAACGCCTTCGACCCAGAGCTGCAGCTCTGGGTGGCCGCAACCCTCTACGAGTCGGCGACGCGGATGCACGACCTGATCTACGGGCCTCTCGCCGATGCCGACGCGGAGTCGGTGTATCGCGATTACGGTGTGCTTGGCATCGCCCTGCAGGTGCCGGCGGGGCTCTGGCCGGCGGATCGTGCGGCTTTCGCCGTGTACTGGGACCAGGCGGTGGCGGATCTCTCGACGGATGAGACGACGCGCTCGGTCGCCAGACGGTTGCTGCACCCCACGACCGGCCCGGTCTGGCTGCGCCTGGCCATGCCCCTTGCCCGGCTCGTCACGACCGGGCTCCTGGAACCGGCCGAGCGGGCGCTCTTCAACCTGCCCTGGTCCGCCGGCCGCGAACGCGCGTTCGGCGCTGTCATCGGCGTCGTCCGGGCGGTCTATCCACGTCTGCCGACGCGACTCCGGCACGCGCCGATGCGACGGTCACTGCGCGCCGGCCGGGCACTCGCCGCCCGGCAACACGCGGCGGCCGACCCCGGCAGCTTCGGGCGCTAG
- the treZ gene encoding malto-oligosyltrehalose trehalohydrolase yields the protein MTAPAAPVEAIPLEVWAPSAATVQLVSPTGTAAMTPGDSGWWHGSLPGDPAGVDYGFTVDGSGPFPDPRSRRQPNGVHELSRTFDARAHAWQDGAWRGRQLAGATIYELHIGTFTPEGTLDAAAGRLDHLVSLGVDFVELLPVNGFNGTHNWGYDGVLWYAVHEGYGGPAAYQRFVDACHAAGIGVIQDVVHNHLGPSGNYLPNFGPYLSDAEGNTWGASVNLDGQDSDEVRGYIIDSALMWLRDYHVDGLRLDAVHALKDHSAVHLLEQLAGEVAALSAAVGRPLTLIAESDLNDPRLITPRESNGYGLDAQWSDDFHHAVHVALTGETVGYYADFAPLGALAKVLTRGFFHDGTLSTFRGRHHGRPIDVERMPAWRLVVASQNHDQIGNRAIGDRLSAQLDTGQLGIAAALTLLGPFTPMLFMGEEWGARTPWQFFTSHPEPDLGLATAEGRIGEFARMGWDPAVVPDPQDSATFERSKLDWTELHRPDAGRLLALYQDLAGLRRRLEDLTDPRFTRLAVAFDEADGWLALTRGTTEIVINLSTSGRWIPVTGDSVLLGFADNADAMPTLDGGRVLLPPHSVAVLG from the coding sequence GTGACCGCTCCGGCCGCACCCGTCGAGGCCATTCCCCTCGAGGTCTGGGCGCCGAGCGCGGCCACCGTGCAGCTGGTCAGCCCAACCGGCACGGCCGCCATGACGCCTGGCGATTCGGGCTGGTGGCACGGTAGCCTGCCCGGCGACCCGGCCGGGGTCGACTACGGCTTCACGGTGGACGGCTCCGGCCCGTTCCCCGACCCGAGGTCCCGTCGGCAGCCGAACGGCGTGCACGAGCTCTCCCGCACTTTCGACGCCCGGGCACACGCCTGGCAGGATGGCGCCTGGAGGGGACGACAGCTGGCCGGTGCCACCATCTACGAGCTGCACATCGGTACCTTCACCCCGGAGGGCACCCTGGACGCCGCGGCCGGCCGACTCGACCACCTGGTCTCGCTCGGCGTCGACTTCGTCGAACTCTTGCCGGTGAACGGCTTCAACGGCACACACAACTGGGGCTACGACGGCGTGCTCTGGTACGCCGTGCACGAGGGCTACGGCGGCCCGGCCGCCTACCAGCGCTTCGTCGACGCCTGCCATGCGGCCGGCATCGGCGTGATCCAGGACGTCGTGCACAACCACCTGGGCCCCAGCGGCAACTACCTGCCCAACTTCGGCCCCTACCTCAGCGACGCCGAGGGCAACACCTGGGGTGCCTCGGTCAACCTCGACGGGCAGGACTCCGACGAGGTGCGCGGGTACATCATCGACAGCGCGCTGATGTGGTTGCGTGACTACCACGTGGATGGCCTGCGCCTGGATGCAGTGCACGCCCTCAAAGACCACTCCGCCGTGCACCTGCTCGAGCAGCTGGCCGGCGAGGTCGCGGCGCTCAGCGCCGCCGTCGGCCGCCCCCTCACCCTCATCGCCGAGTCCGACCTCAACGATCCGCGCCTGATCACCCCGCGCGAGTCGAACGGCTACGGCCTGGATGCCCAGTGGAGCGACGACTTCCACCACGCCGTGCACGTCGCGCTCACCGGCGAGACCGTGGGCTACTACGCCGACTTCGCCCCGCTCGGCGCCCTGGCGAAGGTGCTCACGCGAGGCTTCTTCCACGACGGCACCCTCTCCACCTTCCGCGGCCGGCACCACGGCCGCCCCATCGATGTCGAACGGATGCCGGCCTGGCGCCTCGTCGTCGCCTCACAGAATCACGACCAAATCGGCAACCGGGCCATCGGTGACAGACTCAGCGCGCAGCTCGACACCGGCCAGCTGGGCATCGCCGCGGCCCTGACCCTGCTCGGCCCGTTCACGCCGATGTTGTTCATGGGCGAGGAATGGGGGGCGCGCACACCGTGGCAGTTCTTCACCTCCCACCCGGAACCTGACCTCGGACTGGCCACCGCCGAGGGCCGCATCGGGGAGTTCGCCCGGATGGGCTGGGATCCGGCCGTCGTGCCGGACCCCCAGGACTCGGCGACCTTCGAGAGGTCCAAACTGGACTGGACCGAGCTGCACCGTCCGGATGCCGGACGGCTGCTGGCCCTGTACCAGGATTTGGCCGGCCTGCGTCGCCGGCTCGAGGATCTGACCGATCCGCGCTTCACCCGCCTCGCGGTGGCTTTCGACGAAGCGGACGGCTGGCTGGCCTTGACCCGTGGGACCACCGAGATCGTGATCAACCTCTCAACGAGCGGCCGCTGGATTCCGGTGACGGGGGACAGCGTCCTGCTCGGCTTCGCCGACAACGCCGATGCCATGCCCACGCTGGACGGCGGACGGGTGCTGCTGCCGCCGCACTCTGTCGCGGTCCTCGGCTGA
- the treY gene encoding malto-oligosyltrehalose synthase, giving the protein MSLPVSTYRLQITSAFDLDAAADVLDYITQLGADWLYLSPLLRAEEGSDHGYDVIDHGTVDPARGGPEALARLSERAVLAGRGILVDIVPNHVGVNTPHSNAWWWDLLRAGHGSRYAEAFDVDWPAGNGRLLLPVLGDGDSELDQLSVVGDELHYYDNRFPIAPGTADDGATAAEVHDRQHYELVNWRRADTDLNYRRFFAVNTLAGVRVEVPWVFDESHREILRWVHSGQVQGLRVDHPDGLADPGGYLDRLHAAMPDGYLLVEKILEGREQLPSSWSTDGTTGYDALADFDRVLVDPAGQGSLDALESTLQAERAGAATATPVSWTELLYSGKRAIADGILQSEVRRLDRLLPEVPDAVDALSELIAWFPVYRSYLPVGRHELDTAVRLARQRRPDLDGTITALQPYLTDPTHPAAVRFQQTSGMVMAKGVEDTAYYRYSRLTSLNEVGADPSEFAVPVAEFHRRQQTRLAVAPASQTTLSTHDTKRGEDVRARISVLAEIPDEWAAVLAELRSLAPLGDAPFENLLWQAIVGSWPASTDRLIGYAEKASREANLSTTWTAPNETFENAMRDLVRRLAEPGPLQSTVAAFVDRVQRAGWSNSLALKLIQITAPGVPDVYQGSELWEMSLVDPDNRRPVDYVVRRDYLDRVTDGWLPPIDETGAAKLLVTTRALRLRRERPELFTRHAPIEAFGPAAAHVVAYDRGGAVTVATRLPDALARTGWGDTTIMLAGHFWQDTLTGTRHPGGEVRLTELLARYPVALLVPAATATAEVAQ; this is encoded by the coding sequence ATGAGCCTCCCCGTCTCCACCTATCGCCTGCAGATCACATCGGCCTTCGATCTGGACGCGGCGGCCGACGTGCTCGACTACATCACCCAGCTCGGCGCCGACTGGCTGTACCTCTCGCCGCTGCTGCGGGCAGAGGAAGGGTCAGACCACGGCTACGACGTGATCGATCACGGCACCGTCGACCCCGCCCGCGGCGGACCAGAGGCGCTGGCCCGGCTGTCGGAGCGGGCGGTCCTGGCCGGCCGCGGCATCCTGGTGGACATCGTGCCCAACCACGTGGGCGTGAACACGCCGCACAGCAACGCCTGGTGGTGGGACCTGCTGCGCGCCGGGCACGGCTCCCGCTACGCGGAGGCGTTCGACGTGGATTGGCCGGCGGGTAACGGGCGGCTGCTGCTGCCGGTGCTCGGCGACGGTGACAGCGAGCTCGACCAGCTCAGTGTGGTGGGCGACGAACTGCACTACTACGACAACCGGTTCCCGATCGCGCCCGGCACCGCGGACGACGGCGCAACCGCCGCCGAGGTGCACGACCGGCAGCACTACGAGTTGGTCAACTGGCGCCGCGCAGACACCGACCTGAACTACCGTCGCTTCTTCGCCGTGAACACCCTCGCGGGGGTTCGGGTCGAGGTGCCCTGGGTCTTCGACGAATCCCACCGCGAAATCCTGCGCTGGGTGCATTCCGGCCAGGTTCAGGGCCTGCGGGTCGACCACCCCGACGGCCTCGCCGACCCCGGCGGCTATCTCGACCGGCTGCACGCGGCCATGCCGGACGGCTACCTGCTGGTCGAGAAGATCCTCGAGGGCCGCGAACAGCTGCCCAGCAGCTGGTCGACCGACGGCACCACCGGCTATGACGCCCTCGCCGACTTCGACAGGGTCCTCGTCGACCCCGCCGGCCAGGGCTCCCTCGACGCGCTGGAGTCCACCCTGCAGGCCGAGCGCGCCGGCGCGGCCACCGCGACCCCGGTGTCCTGGACCGAGCTGTTGTACAGCGGCAAACGTGCCATCGCCGACGGCATCCTGCAGAGCGAGGTCCGCCGACTCGACCGACTGCTCCCCGAGGTGCCCGACGCTGTCGACGCCCTGTCGGAACTCATCGCCTGGTTCCCGGTATACCGCTCCTACCTGCCCGTCGGCCGGCACGAACTCGACACCGCGGTGCGGCTGGCCCGGCAGCGCCGTCCCGACCTGGACGGCACCATCACCGCACTGCAGCCGTACCTCACCGACCCCACACATCCGGCCGCCGTCCGCTTCCAGCAGACCTCGGGGATGGTGATGGCCAAGGGCGTCGAAGACACCGCCTACTACCGCTACAGCCGGCTCACCTCCCTCAACGAGGTCGGCGCGGACCCGAGCGAGTTCGCGGTTCCGGTCGCCGAGTTCCACCGCCGCCAGCAGACCCGGCTGGCTGTCGCGCCCGCCTCGCAGACCACGCTGTCCACCCACGACACCAAACGCGGCGAAGACGTGCGGGCCCGCATCTCGGTCCTGGCCGAGATTCCAGACGAATGGGCCGCCGTGCTCGCCGAGCTCCGCAGCCTGGCACCGCTGGGCGACGCCCCGTTCGAAAACCTGCTCTGGCAGGCGATCGTCGGGTCCTGGCCGGCTTCGACCGACCGTCTGATCGGCTACGCCGAGAAGGCGTCCAGGGAGGCGAACCTCTCGACCACCTGGACCGCGCCGAACGAGACCTTCGAGAACGCGATGCGGGACCTGGTCCGGCGCCTGGCCGAGCCCGGGCCGCTCCAGAGCACCGTCGCGGCCTTCGTCGACCGGGTGCAACGAGCCGGCTGGAGCAACTCCCTCGCCCTCAAGCTCATCCAGATCACCGCGCCCGGCGTGCCTGACGTGTACCAGGGCAGCGAACTCTGGGAGATGTCCCTGGTCGATCCCGACAACCGGCGCCCGGTGGACTACGTCGTGCGGCGGGACTACCTGGACCGTGTGACCGACGGCTGGCTCCCGCCGATCGACGAGACCGGCGCCGCGAAGCTCCTCGTCACCACCCGGGCGCTCCGGCTCCGACGGGAACGGCCGGAGTTGTTCACCCGCCACGCGCCCATCGAGGCGTTCGGGCCGGCCGCCGCGCACGTGGTGGCCTACGACCGCGGCGGCGCCGTGACCGTGGCGACCCGGTTGCCGGACGCACTGGCCCGCACCGGTTGGGGTGACACCACGATCATGCTCGCCGGGCACTTCTGGCAGGACACGCTCACCGGCACTCGCCACCCCGGCGGCGAAGTGCGCCTGACCGAGCTGCTGGCGCGCTACCCGGTCGCGCTGCTCGTCCCCGCAGCCACCGCTACCGCGGAGGTCGCTCAGTGA
- the glgX gene encoding glycogen debranching protein GlgX — METWPGTAYPLGATYDGSGTNFALFSEAAERVELCLFDENGAETPVEVRESSAFVWHCYLPEVQPGQRYGYRVHGEYNPSEGKRANPNKLLLDPYAKATCGVMDWDQALFSYNFGEPDSRNDEDSAPHMMLGVVVNPFFDWTGDRSPRTPYSESVIYEAHVKGLTQLQTEVPESQRGTYAAVAHPSVIEHLQKLGVTAIELMPVHQFVNDSTLQDQGLSNYWGYNTIGFFAPHNAYSSSGDLGQQVQEFKGMVKNLHAAGIEVILDVVYNHTAEGNHLGPTISFKGIDNAAYYRLMDDDGRYYMDYTGTGNTLNVRHPHSLQLIMDSLRYWAIEMHVDGFRFDLASALARDLYDVDKLSTFFELVQQDPIVSQVKLIAEPWDVGPGGYQVGNFPPQWTEWNGKYRDTVRDFWRGEPSTLGEFASRISGSADLYEHSGRRPVASINFVTAHDGFTLNDLVSYNEKHNDANGEGNNDGESHNRSWNSGVEGPTDDDAIRTLRGRQQRNFIATMLLSQGVPMILHGDELGRTQKGNNNTYAQDSELSWIHWDEADAPLIEFTAAVVRLRKEHPTFRRSRFFDGHPGKRGAGDPLADIVWLNTDGEEMRAEDWDESRARTVSMFLNGQGIRERDSRGREVTDVNFILLFNADAEDVEFTLPSAEYSPAWEIVIDTGGVGADSLPRPAGAIHTAKGRSLVVLREYHEPEVVPDYSVAASLASHPSPPTTPLTLPVLPDPYSSTEGHA, encoded by the coding sequence GTGGAAACCTGGCCCGGAACTGCCTACCCGCTCGGCGCAACCTATGACGGCAGCGGCACCAACTTCGCTCTCTTCAGTGAGGCCGCCGAGCGGGTAGAGCTCTGCCTGTTCGACGAGAACGGCGCCGAGACGCCCGTGGAGGTGCGCGAATCCAGCGCTTTCGTCTGGCACTGCTACCTACCGGAGGTACAGCCGGGCCAGCGCTACGGCTACCGGGTGCACGGCGAGTACAACCCGAGCGAGGGCAAGCGCGCCAACCCGAACAAGCTGCTGCTCGACCCGTATGCCAAGGCCACCTGCGGTGTCATGGACTGGGACCAGGCCCTGTTCTCCTACAATTTCGGCGAGCCGGATTCCCGTAACGACGAGGACTCCGCCCCGCACATGATGCTCGGCGTCGTTGTCAACCCATTCTTCGACTGGACCGGCGACCGGTCGCCTCGCACCCCATACAGCGAATCGGTGATCTACGAGGCCCACGTCAAGGGGCTCACCCAGCTGCAGACCGAGGTGCCGGAGTCCCAGCGCGGCACCTACGCGGCCGTGGCGCATCCGTCGGTCATCGAGCACCTGCAGAAGCTCGGCGTCACCGCGATCGAGCTGATGCCGGTGCACCAGTTCGTCAACGACTCCACCCTGCAGGACCAGGGCCTGAGCAACTACTGGGGCTACAACACCATCGGCTTCTTCGCCCCGCACAACGCCTACTCCTCCAGCGGCGACCTCGGCCAGCAGGTGCAGGAATTCAAGGGCATGGTCAAGAACCTGCACGCCGCCGGCATCGAGGTCATCCTCGACGTGGTCTACAACCACACCGCTGAGGGCAACCACCTCGGCCCGACCATCTCCTTCAAGGGCATCGACAACGCCGCCTACTACCGGCTGATGGACGACGACGGTCGCTATTACATGGACTACACCGGCACCGGAAACACCCTCAACGTGCGGCACCCGCACTCGCTGCAGCTGATCATGGACTCACTGCGCTACTGGGCCATCGAGATGCACGTGGACGGTTTCAGGTTCGACCTCGCGAGTGCCCTGGCCCGCGACCTGTACGACGTCGACAAGCTCTCCACCTTCTTCGAGCTCGTGCAGCAGGACCCGATCGTCTCCCAGGTCAAGCTCATCGCCGAGCCCTGGGACGTCGGCCCCGGCGGCTACCAGGTTGGCAACTTCCCGCCGCAGTGGACGGAGTGGAACGGCAAGTATCGCGACACCGTGCGCGACTTCTGGCGCGGCGAACCGTCGACCCTGGGCGAATTCGCCTCCCGCATCTCCGGATCCGCCGACCTTTACGAGCACTCGGGGCGCCGCCCGGTCGCTTCGATCAACTTCGTCACCGCTCACGACGGTTTCACCCTCAACGATTTGGTCTCGTACAACGAGAAGCACAACGACGCTAACGGCGAGGGCAACAACGACGGCGAGAGCCACAACCGGTCCTGGAACTCGGGTGTCGAGGGGCCCACCGACGACGACGCCATCCGAACCCTCCGCGGCCGTCAGCAACGCAACTTCATCGCCACGATGCTGCTCTCCCAGGGCGTGCCGATGATTCTGCACGGCGACGAACTCGGTCGCACCCAGAAGGGCAACAACAACACCTACGCGCAGGACTCCGAGCTCAGCTGGATCCACTGGGACGAAGCCGATGCGCCCCTGATCGAATTCACCGCAGCCGTCGTACGCCTTCGCAAGGAACACCCCACCTTCCGCCGCAGCCGTTTCTTCGACGGCCACCCCGGCAAGCGCGGAGCCGGCGACCCGCTGGCCGACATCGTCTGGCTGAACACCGACGGTGAAGAGATGCGGGCCGAAGACTGGGACGAAAGCCGGGCCCGAACCGTGAGCATGTTCCTGAACGGCCAGGGCATCCGGGAGCGCGACTCCCGCGGCCGCGAAGTCACCGACGTCAACTTCATCCTGCTGTTCAACGCGGATGCCGAGGACGTCGAATTCACCCTGCCGAGCGCCGAGTACTCCCCGGCCTGGGAGATCGTGATCGACACCGGGGGAGTGGGCGCCGACTCGCTGCCCCGCCCGGCCGGCGCCATCCACACGGCGAAGGGCCGGTCGCTCGTCGTGCTGCGCGAGTACCACGAACCCGAGGTCGTCCCCGACTACTCCGTCGCCGCGTCCCTGGCCAGCCACCCGTCGCCGCCGACCACCCCACTGACGCTGCCGGTGCTGCCGGACCCGTACTCCTCGACCGAAGGACACGCGTAA
- a CDS encoding LLM class flavin-dependent oxidoreductase, translated as MAPTLELGLDTFGDVTYAADGSLLGHAQVLRNVVAEAVLADEVGLSFFGIGEHHREDFAVSAPEVVLAAIAGQTSTIRLGSAVTVLSSDDPVRVFQRFATLDAVSNGRAEVILGRGSFTESFPLFGLELSDYEQLFEEKLELFSELLKEEPVTWSGKTRSALADQRVFPPTESGTIRTWIGVGGSPQSVVRAAHYGLPLMLAIIGGEPLAFAQFTDLYHRALDQFGRDRLPIGEHSPGYIAATDEQAREEMWPHYRAMQDRIGRERGWGPATKARFEQDAGPDGALFVGSPQTVATKIAKMATGLSLSRFDLKYSLGTLSHEKLMNSIQLYGTEVAPMVHELMA; from the coding sequence ATGGCACCGACACTGGAACTGGGTCTCGACACGTTCGGCGACGTCACCTACGCCGCGGACGGGAGCCTGCTCGGACACGCCCAGGTGCTACGCAACGTCGTCGCAGAGGCGGTGCTGGCCGACGAGGTCGGCCTGAGCTTCTTCGGCATCGGCGAACACCACCGGGAGGACTTCGCCGTCTCCGCTCCCGAGGTCGTCCTGGCGGCGATCGCCGGACAGACCAGCACCATCAGGCTCGGCTCCGCCGTCACCGTGCTGAGCTCCGACGACCCGGTACGGGTGTTCCAGCGCTTCGCCACCCTCGACGCCGTCTCCAACGGCCGTGCGGAGGTCATCCTCGGCCGTGGTTCGTTCACCGAGTCCTTTCCCCTGTTCGGCCTCGAGCTCAGCGACTACGAGCAGCTGTTCGAGGAGAAGCTCGAACTCTTCAGCGAACTGCTCAAGGAGGAACCGGTGACCTGGTCGGGGAAGACCCGCAGCGCGCTGGCCGACCAGCGGGTGTTCCCGCCCACCGAATCCGGCACTATCCGCACCTGGATCGGCGTGGGCGGCAGCCCGCAGTCCGTGGTACGCGCCGCCCATTACGGCCTGCCCCTGATGCTCGCCATCATCGGTGGGGAACCGTTGGCGTTCGCCCAATTCACCGACCTCTACCACCGTGCACTCGACCAGTTCGGCCGTGACCGCCTGCCGATCGGCGAGCACTCGCCCGGTTACATCGCCGCCACCGACGAGCAGGCCCGCGAGGAGATGTGGCCGCACTACCGCGCCATGCAGGACCGTATCGGCCGGGAACGCGGGTGGGGTCCGGCCACCAAGGCCCGGTTCGAACAGGATGCCGGGCCCGACGGCGCCCTGTTCGTCGGCTCCCCGCAGACCGTCGCCACCAAGATCGCCAAGATGGCCACCGGGCTCTCGCTGTCCCGCTTCGACCTCAAATACAGCCTGGGCACCCTCTCGCACGAGAAGCTGATGAACAGTATCCAGCTGTACGGCACCGAGGTGGCACCCATGGTGCACGAACTCATGGCCTGA
- the abc-f gene encoding ribosomal protection-like ABC-F family protein — MTATLVAKDLAGGYAHRTLFDSLDLTVTPGDVVGIVGVNGAGKSTLLRLLAGLDEPQGGTVTLAPADAFVGWLPQEHERMPGETVSAYIGRRTGCAQATREMDAAAAALAEPAVAGGADPAEAYSVALDRWLASGAADLDDRLPGVLHDLGLTLDADVAADALMTSLSGGQAARVGLAALLLSRFDIVLLDEPTNDLDLDGLERLEAFVSGLRGGAVLVSHDREFLARSVTRILELDLAQGANRVFGGGYESYLEERATARRQKRAAYDEFADKKADLVGRARTQREWSSQGVRNAMKKSPDNDKLRRKAATESSEKQAQKVRQMESRISRLDEVDEPRKEWQLEFTIGAAPRSSTVVSTLNDALIRQGDFVFGPVSLQVNAGERIGITGPNGAGKTTLLRALLGRRSPDEGSASLGASVAVGEIDQARASVTGEQTLVTIFEQRLPDLAAGEIRTLLAKFSLTAEHVNRPADALSPGERTRAGLALLQAIGVNLLVLDEPTNHLDLAAIEQLEQALESYTGTLLLVTHDRRMLSTVRLDRHWTVDAGRVTETTTGVFVRH, encoded by the coding sequence GACGTCGTCGGGATCGTCGGTGTGAACGGTGCGGGCAAGTCCACCCTGCTCCGCCTTCTCGCGGGCCTCGACGAGCCGCAGGGCGGCACCGTCACCCTCGCGCCGGCGGATGCGTTCGTGGGCTGGTTGCCGCAGGAACACGAGCGGATGCCCGGCGAGACCGTCTCGGCGTACATCGGTCGACGTACCGGTTGTGCCCAGGCCACCCGGGAGATGGATGCCGCCGCCGCCGCCCTGGCCGAGCCTGCCGTGGCCGGCGGAGCGGACCCGGCCGAGGCCTACTCCGTCGCCCTCGACCGCTGGCTGGCCAGCGGCGCGGCCGACCTCGACGACAGGCTGCCCGGCGTGTTGCACGACCTCGGTCTCACCCTCGACGCCGATGTGGCCGCGGATGCCCTGATGACCTCGCTCTCCGGCGGCCAGGCCGCCAGGGTCGGCCTGGCCGCACTGCTGCTGTCAAGGTTCGACATCGTGCTGCTCGACGAACCCACCAACGACCTCGACCTCGACGGCCTCGAGCGCCTGGAGGCGTTTGTGTCGGGCCTCCGCGGCGGAGCCGTGCTGGTCAGCCACGACAGGGAGTTCCTGGCCCGCTCGGTCACCCGGATCCTCGAACTCGACCTTGCCCAGGGCGCCAACCGGGTCTTCGGCGGCGGCTACGAGTCCTACCTCGAGGAACGCGCCACGGCCAGGCGGCAGAAGCGCGCCGCCTACGACGAGTTCGCCGACAAGAAGGCCGACCTGGTCGGCCGCGCCCGCACCCAACGGGAGTGGTCCAGCCAGGGGGTGCGGAACGCCATGAAGAAGTCCCCGGACAACGACAAGCTCCGTCGCAAGGCCGCCACGGAGTCCAGCGAGAAGCAGGCGCAGAAGGTGCGGCAGATGGAAAGCCGCATCAGCCGTCTCGACGAGGTCGACGAACCGCGCAAGGAATGGCAGCTCGAGTTCACCATCGGCGCCGCTCCGCGCTCCAGCACCGTGGTCTCGACCCTGAACGACGCTCTGATCCGGCAGGGCGACTTCGTCTTCGGCCCGGTCTCCCTGCAGGTCAATGCGGGAGAGCGGATCGGCATCACCGGCCCGAACGGGGCCGGCAAGACCACCCTGCTGCGTGCGCTGCTCGGCCGCCGGTCTCCCGATGAGGGATCGGCGAGTCTGGGCGCGAGCGTGGCCGTCGGCGAGATCGACCAGGCCAGGGCCAGCGTGACCGGCGAGCAGACCCTGGTGACCATTTTCGAACAACGCCTGCCCGACCTGGCCGCGGGCGAGATCCGCACCCTCCTGGCCAAATTCTCCCTCACGGCGGAGCACGTCAACCGGCCCGCCGACGCATTGTCGCCCGGCGAACGAACCCGCGCGGGCCTCGCGCTGCTGCAGGCCATCGGGGTCAACCTGTTGGTGCTCGACGAACCCACCAATCACCTCGACCTCGCCGCAATCGAACAGCTCGAACAGGCCCTCGAGTCCTACACGGGCACCCTGCTGCTGGTCACGCACGACCGGCGGATGCTGTCTACCGTTCGACTCGACCGGCACTGGACGGTCGACGCCGGCCGGGTCACCGAGACGACGACGGGCGTTTTCGTGCGGCACTGA